A section of the Pimelobacter simplex genome encodes:
- a CDS encoding IclR family transcriptional regulator → MRQVKVVKQPPYAVGSVDKALRVIMLLQERDSVRLADVAELLGTSPSTAHRIISTLVYRGFAEQDASHRYRLGPRLLGARREADHLDDLLQRHLTTLREETGATVSAMALEGRAVRILRTVVATRGDHISERTGTTLPAVEASSGKALLAQLARADLHALLTGHHAARQGESMTPARLEALEAELARVRDEGVAYNLRRTEADLVAVGCAVPTRTRAPWLGLAVSLPAAEADGVRDRRLHAALWDTALRLARDLDAEAPLDSA, encoded by the coding sequence GTGCGGCAGGTCAAGGTCGTCAAGCAGCCTCCCTACGCGGTGGGATCGGTCGACAAGGCCCTGCGCGTGATCATGCTGCTCCAGGAGCGCGACAGCGTCCGGCTCGCCGACGTCGCCGAGCTGCTCGGCACGTCGCCCTCGACGGCCCACCGGATCATCTCGACGCTCGTCTACCGCGGGTTCGCCGAGCAGGACGCCTCGCACCGCTACCGCCTCGGCCCGCGGCTGCTGGGCGCGCGGCGCGAGGCCGACCACCTCGACGACCTGCTCCAGCGGCACCTGACGACGCTGCGCGAGGAGACCGGCGCGACCGTGAGCGCGATGGCGCTGGAGGGCCGTGCCGTGCGCATCCTGCGCACCGTGGTCGCCACCCGCGGCGACCACATCTCCGAGCGCACCGGTACGACGCTCCCCGCGGTCGAGGCCTCGTCCGGCAAGGCCCTGCTCGCCCAGCTCGCGCGCGCCGACCTGCACGCCCTGCTGACCGGGCACCACGCCGCCCGCCAGGGGGAGAGCATGACGCCGGCCCGACTCGAGGCGCTCGAGGCCGAGCTCGCCCGGGTCCGCGACGAGGGCGTCGCCTACAACCTGCGCCGCACCGAGGCGGACCTGGTCGCGGTCGGCTGCGCCGTGCCCACGCGCACCCGAGCACCCTGGCTGGGGCTCGCCGTCTCGCTGCCCGCGGCCGAGGCCGACGGCGTCCGCGACCGCCGGCTGCACGCGGCGCTCTGGGACACCGCCCTCCGGCTGGCCCGCGATCTCGACGCCGAGGCACCACTGGATTCTGCATGA